Proteins from one Oscillatoria nigro-viridis PCC 7112 genomic window:
- a CDS encoding ABC transporter substrate-binding protein, which yields MQKINSPQQRSQKRPRLLALFAVTLATVLLLFILPALTQQPVVLTMLMQGQDIVNWRPFVKEFEQKNPKIRINLIEGPFDTNLIENLYTSAFLLGESPYDIINMDIVWVPKFAAAGWVRDLTDRIPPKQLSKFIQGNVEGGRYRGKLYRIPHASDAGMLYYRKDILEQAKIPAPKTFEEMVKISQNLQKQGKVTWGYLWQGKQYEGVSAMFVEVLSGFGGFWANPQTFEVGLDKPEAIKAVEFLKNTIASGISPPGVTTYGEEETRLLFQNGKALFLRNWPYVWKLANAEGSNVRGKIAIEPMLSSTGKTGGSCLGGWGWGIAKTSKHPEQAWKAIQYLTSEETQRKFIIQTGLIPSYKSLFTNKEIVAKYPHYPQLLKVVERPALRPPLAQYAQASDILQRYLSSAFTGRMSAEQAMKAAANETRNLLGSLKQPQAS from the coding sequence ATGCAAAAAATAAATTCCCCGCAGCAACGAAGCCAGAAGCGTCCCCGTCTTTTAGCCTTATTCGCTGTCACATTAGCCACCGTCTTGCTTTTATTTATTCTGCCGGCACTGACTCAACAGCCAGTCGTGCTCACCATGTTAATGCAAGGCCAAGATATTGTTAACTGGAGACCCTTTGTCAAAGAATTTGAACAGAAAAACCCCAAGATTCGCATCAACCTCATAGAAGGGCCTTTTGACACAAACCTCATAGAAAATCTTTACACATCTGCCTTTCTTTTAGGCGAATCGCCCTACGACATCATTAACATGGATATTGTCTGGGTTCCCAAATTTGCAGCCGCAGGTTGGGTAAGGGATTTGACAGACAGAATTCCCCCCAAACAACTATCAAAATTCATCCAAGGTAACGTCGAAGGCGGGCGGTATCGGGGCAAACTTTACCGAATTCCCCACGCTTCCGATGCCGGAATGCTTTACTACCGCAAAGACATTTTAGAACAAGCGAAAATTCCAGCGCCGAAAACCTTTGAAGAGATGGTAAAAATCTCTCAAAACTTGCAGAAACAGGGAAAAGTAACTTGGGGTTATCTGTGGCAAGGCAAACAATACGAGGGAGTCTCTGCGATGTTTGTCGAGGTACTTTCCGGTTTCGGCGGCTTTTGGGCCAACCCTCAAACTTTTGAAGTTGGGTTAGATAAACCGGAGGCAATTAAAGCAGTGGAATTTCTCAAAAATACGATCGCCTCTGGCATTTCTCCTCCGGGTGTCACCACCTACGGCGAAGAAGAAACCCGGCTTTTGTTTCAAAATGGCAAAGCGCTATTTTTGCGAAACTGGCCGTATGTTTGGAAGCTGGCAAATGCCGAAGGATCGAATGTTAGAGGCAAAATTGCGATCGAGCCAATGCTCAGCAGTACGGGTAAAACAGGCGGTTCCTGCTTGGGCGGCTGGGGCTGGGGAATTGCCAAAACCTCAAAACATCCAGAACAAGCGTGGAAAGCAATTCAGTACCTTACCAGCGAGGAAACCCAGCGCAAATTTATTATACAAACAGGTTTAATTCCCAGTTACAAATCCCTATTTACCAACAAAGAAATAGTCGCCAAATATCCCCACTACCCGCAACTGCTAAAAGTAGTGGAACGGCCAGCTTTGCGCCCGCCCCTGGCACAATACGCTCAAGCTTCTGATATTTTGCAGCGCTATTTGAGTTCAGCTTTTACCGGGAGAATGAGTGCAGAACAAGCAATGAAAGCAGCAGCTAACGAAACTCGCAATTTATTAGGCAGTTTGAAACAACCCCAAGCTTCGTAA
- a CDS encoding carbohydrate ABC transporter permease, which produces MQLDKMRQREQKTGWILVAPALIILLLVFAYPILRAFWLSLFTQNLGTELKLVFSGFANYSRMLGDGRFWQTLGNTTVFTVASVVLELILGMGIALVLNQSFTGRGIVRTISLLPWALPTALMGVAWAWIFNDQYGVINDILRRLGLIQNSISWLGDPTLAMMAVITADVWKTTPFVSLLLLAGLQSIPGDLYEAHAIDGASSWQSFRQVTVPLLMPQIVIAVLFRFAQSFGIFDLIQVMTGGGPAGATETVSIYIYSTVMRYLDFGYGAALVVCTFLILVAAVAIAAYLLSRARASQF; this is translated from the coding sequence ATGCAATTAGACAAGATGCGACAGCGCGAGCAAAAAACCGGATGGATATTAGTAGCACCAGCTTTGATAATTCTGCTGCTAGTATTTGCTTACCCAATATTGCGCGCTTTTTGGCTGAGTTTATTCACCCAAAACCTCGGTACAGAATTAAAACTGGTTTTTTCCGGTTTTGCTAACTACAGTCGAATGTTAGGCGACGGGCGTTTCTGGCAAACTTTAGGCAACACCACAGTATTTACAGTCGCCTCTGTTGTGCTGGAATTAATTCTCGGTATGGGCATTGCCTTAGTCTTAAATCAATCCTTCACAGGGCGCGGCATTGTTCGCACAATCTCCTTGCTACCTTGGGCGCTGCCCACTGCATTGATGGGAGTAGCTTGGGCGTGGATTTTTAACGACCAATACGGCGTAATTAACGACATTTTGAGGCGATTGGGATTGATTCAAAATAGCATTAGCTGGCTGGGAGATCCGACTTTGGCAATGATGGCAGTAATTACAGCAGATGTGTGGAAAACGACGCCCTTTGTCAGCTTGCTTTTGCTAGCGGGATTGCAATCAATTCCCGGTGATTTGTACGAAGCCCACGCGATTGACGGCGCGAGTAGCTGGCAGAGTTTCCGTCAAGTTACCGTGCCCCTGCTGATGCCCCAAATTGTGATTGCTGTGCTGTTTCGATTTGCCCAATCTTTCGGCATTTTTGACTTGATTCAGGTGATGACGGGAGGGGGGCCGGCGGGGGCAACGGAGACGGTTTCTATCTACATTTACAGCACGGTGATGAGGTATTTAGACTTTGGCTACGGGGCGGCTTTGGTGGTGTGTACTTTTTTGATATTAGTGGCAGCAGTTGCGATCGCCGCTTACCTGTTATCGAGAGCCCGCGCCAGTCAATTTTAG
- a CDS encoding ABC transporter ATP-binding protein — translation MAKLQLKNLNKTYSPKVVPVKDISLDVSEGEFLTLLGPSGCGKSTTLRLIAGLEQPTRGEIRIGDRNVTYLRPGDRDIAMVFQSYALYPHMTVYENMASSLKLRKISSGEINRLVTEVAASLGLTELIDRKPGKLSGGQRQRVALGRALVRQPEVFLLDEPLSNLDALLREKVRAELKQLFSSQKAPVVYVTHDQTEAMTLSTKVAVLNSGNVQQLDPPHLIYTRPANQFVAGFVGSPQMNLLVLKCQGNFAILGDFRVRLPDMPTVPPEIVLGIRPEHVGFADAEAGKIAAPEAIKGEVYLVENLGMQNLVSVRVRGVESVTVRALLPNDRHWNSEIVELVFPSQLLHWFDVKTGDRLQ, via the coding sequence ATGGCAAAATTGCAACTCAAAAACCTCAATAAAACCTACAGCCCTAAAGTTGTTCCCGTAAAAGACATTAGTTTGGATGTCAGCGAAGGGGAATTTCTGACTTTGCTGGGGCCGTCTGGGTGCGGCAAATCTACGACGCTGCGGTTAATTGCAGGGTTGGAACAGCCGACTAGAGGCGAGATTAGAATTGGCGATCGCAATGTCACTTATCTCAGACCGGGCGATCGCGATATTGCAATGGTTTTTCAAAGTTACGCGCTTTATCCGCACATGACAGTATACGAGAATATGGCATCGAGCCTCAAACTTCGCAAAATCTCCTCCGGTGAAATCAACCGGTTAGTGACAGAAGTTGCAGCATCCCTAGGATTGACGGAATTAATCGATCGCAAACCCGGAAAACTATCAGGCGGACAGCGGCAGCGAGTCGCCCTCGGCCGCGCATTAGTGCGCCAACCGGAAGTATTTTTGCTCGACGAACCTTTGAGCAATCTCGACGCATTATTGCGGGAAAAAGTTAGGGCCGAACTCAAACAATTGTTTTCCTCCCAAAAAGCTCCTGTAGTGTACGTAACTCACGACCAAACCGAAGCCATGACGCTTTCTACCAAAGTCGCAGTTCTCAACAGCGGCAACGTGCAGCAACTAGACCCGCCACACTTAATTTATACCCGTCCGGCAAATCAGTTTGTAGCTGGTTTTGTGGGCAGCCCGCAAATGAATTTGCTAGTGCTTAAATGCCAGGGAAATTTTGCGATTTTGGGCGATTTTCGAGTTCGACTACCAGATATGCCGACTGTGCCGCCAGAAATTGTGTTGGGAATTCGCCCGGAACACGTCGGCTTTGCAGATGCAGAGGCCGGCAAGATAGCGGCCCCAGAGGCAATTAAAGGTGAGGTTTATTTAGTGGAAAACTTGGGAATGCAAAATTTAGTTAGCGTCCGAGTTAGAGGTGTGGAGTCAGTAACGGTGCGGGCTTTGCTGCCCAATGACCGCCACTGGAATTCCGAAATTGTAGAGCTGGTTTTTCCGTCTCAGTTGCTGCACTGGTTTGATGTAAAAACGGGCGATCGCTTGCAATAA
- a CDS encoding ABC transporter ATP-binding protein, giving the protein MSETVLEVRNLRVQFQSADAGDASATVKAVDGIFFEVKRGQTLGIVGESGSGKSVTSLAVMGLLSSSSKIDGEIWFSPTKDGASNGAVNLLEMPDREKQTYRGSQIATIFQEPMSSLNPVYTIGFQLTEAICLHQQVSQTEARRQAASLLQEVKLLPGDDELRQRCLALRQEHSRTAAGNQAVREDDRDLMQLVNGQKQAMLDRYPHELSGGQIQRVMIAMAISCNPTLLIADEPTTALDVTVQATILALLRELRDSRGMAMIFITHDLGVIAEIGDTVAVMYRGKIVECGAIEQIFSNPQHPYTKGLLACRPTLDRQLRRLPTVSDFMDVTTNASGELVIVEKNADLDGDNSGGNPAFATGKPPRLPNISEPLLAVDNLRVGFPVQGMFGETQRLLMAVNDISFEVYPGETLGLVGESGCGKSTLARALLQLIPATSGKVFFEGQEITPPAKSSSASQWMANYRMQKEYDRKLRWLRRDLQIIFQDPFSSLDPRLSVGDAVMEPMVIHRFGKNQKEQRDRAAYLLERVGLNPDFMRRYPHEFSGGQRQRICIARALALNPKFIICDESVSALDVSVQAQVLNLLKELQTEFGLTYIFISHDLSVVKFMSDRAIVMNKGKIEEIGTAERIYRQPQQAYTRQLIASIPAGNLERIRQQQLGRKSALRAVAPWPPSPADESEQN; this is encoded by the coding sequence ATGAGTGAAACCGTCCTAGAAGTTCGCAACCTGCGGGTTCAATTTCAATCTGCGGACGCAGGCGATGCGTCTGCAACCGTCAAAGCGGTTGACGGCATTTTCTTTGAGGTCAAGCGAGGGCAAACTCTGGGCATCGTGGGAGAGTCGGGATCGGGAAAATCGGTAACATCCCTGGCTGTTATGGGTTTGCTGTCGAGTTCCTCAAAAATCGATGGGGAAATTTGGTTTTCTCCGACAAAAGACGGCGCTAGCAATGGGGCTGTGAATCTGCTGGAAATGCCGGACAGGGAAAAACAAACATACCGGGGCAGCCAGATTGCGACGATTTTTCAAGAGCCGATGAGTTCGCTAAATCCCGTTTATACGATCGGATTTCAACTCACAGAAGCCATTTGTTTGCACCAACAGGTGTCGCAGACAGAAGCGCGGCGCCAAGCTGCTTCTCTGCTGCAAGAAGTGAAGCTGCTACCGGGCGACGATGAGCTCAGGCAGCGGTGTTTGGCTTTGCGGCAAGAGCACTCCCGGACTGCTGCGGGGAATCAAGCAGTTAGGGAGGACGATCGCGATTTGATGCAGCTCGTCAACGGCCAAAAACAAGCTATGCTCGATCGCTATCCCCACGAACTCTCCGGCGGTCAAATCCAGCGCGTGATGATTGCAATGGCCATTTCTTGCAATCCAACTTTATTAATTGCTGATGAACCCACCACGGCTTTGGACGTAACCGTGCAGGCAACAATCTTAGCTTTGCTGCGGGAGTTGCGGGACTCTAGAGGCATGGCAATGATTTTTATTACCCACGATTTGGGCGTGATTGCTGAAATTGGCGATACGGTGGCGGTGATGTACCGGGGCAAAATTGTTGAGTGCGGTGCGATCGAACAAATTTTCAGCAATCCCCAACATCCTTACACCAAAGGTCTGTTAGCTTGCCGCCCAACTCTCGATCGGCAACTGCGCCGCTTGCCGACAGTTTCCGATTTTATGGATGTCACCACAAATGCTAGCGGCGAATTAGTAATTGTCGAGAAAAATGCCGATTTAGACGGCGACAACAGCGGGGGAAATCCCGCTTTTGCAACAGGAAAACCGCCTCGGCTGCCGAATATTTCCGAGCCTTTGCTAGCTGTTGATAACTTGCGAGTCGGTTTTCCGGTGCAGGGAATGTTTGGCGAAACTCAACGCTTGTTGATGGCGGTAAACGATATTTCTTTTGAGGTTTACCCGGGCGAGACTTTGGGTTTGGTGGGCGAGTCGGGCTGCGGTAAATCAACTTTGGCGAGGGCTTTGCTGCAATTAATTCCCGCGACCAGCGGTAAAGTGTTTTTTGAAGGTCAAGAAATTACGCCTCCTGCGAAAAGTAGTTCGGCATCGCAGTGGATGGCTAATTATCGGATGCAAAAAGAGTACGATCGCAAATTGCGCTGGCTGCGGCGCGATCTGCAAATTATTTTTCAAGATCCTTTTAGTTCTCTCGATCCGCGCCTAAGTGTTGGGGATGCGGTGATGGAACCGATGGTGATTCACCGCTTTGGTAAGAACCAGAAAGAACAGCGCGATCGCGCGGCTTATTTGTTGGAGAGAGTGGGTTTAAATCCCGATTTTATGCGGCGCTACCCTCACGAGTTTTCGGGCGGACAGCGGCAGCGAATTTGTATTGCTAGAGCTTTGGCTTTGAATCCTAAGTTTATTATTTGCGATGAGTCGGTTTCGGCATTAGATGTGTCGGTGCAGGCGCAAGTTTTAAATTTGCTGAAGGAGTTGCAAACAGAGTTTGGACTGACTTATATTTTTATTTCTCACGATTTGAGCGTGGTCAAGTTTATGAGCGATCGCGCGATCGTCATGAACAAAGGTAAAATCGAGGAAATTGGCACTGCCGAGCGCATTTACCGCCAACCGCAGCAAGCTTACACGCGACAACTTATAGCTTCTATTCCAGCAGGGAATTTGGAGCGAATTCGGCAACAGCAATTAGGTCGCAAATCTGCTTTGCGTGCTGTGGCGCCTTGGCCCCCATCGCCTGCGGATGAATCAGAACAAAATTGA
- a CDS encoding carbohydrate ABC transporter permease gives MSIAREQPTKKTFDIRQLILPISAILIVAYFLAPIIWQVLTSFKVNPDISAIPNVYIPKRITFDHYLSLFQRRPFALYILNSAFVSITSTLLCLAVGAPAAYALARLRLWGERIILATVTIVTLFPAVLLFLGLLEIVKALDLGNNYLALIIPYTAINLPLTILVMRSFFQQLPKDLEDAAKVDGYNTVQMLWQIVLPMTFPALVTTGILTFISAWNEFIFALTFMTRESLKTIPVATAQLSGVSVFEIPYGPIAAATVLGTLPLVLLVLVFQRRIVQGLTAGAVKG, from the coding sequence ATGTCGATCGCCCGCGAACAACCCACTAAAAAAACCTTTGACATCCGGCAATTAATCTTGCCAATATCGGCGATATTAATTGTCGCCTATTTCCTCGCACCTATTATCTGGCAGGTGCTAACTTCTTTCAAAGTCAATCCAGATATTTCGGCGATTCCAAACGTCTACATTCCCAAACGAATTACTTTCGATCATTACCTGTCCCTCTTCCAGCGCCGCCCGTTTGCACTTTACATTTTAAATAGCGCTTTTGTTTCCATTACTTCAACATTGCTGTGTTTGGCTGTAGGCGCTCCCGCAGCTTACGCTTTGGCCAGGTTGCGGCTGTGGGGCGAGAGAATCATCCTGGCAACTGTGACGATTGTGACGCTATTTCCGGCGGTGCTGCTATTTTTGGGACTGCTGGAAATTGTCAAAGCTTTGGATTTAGGCAATAATTATTTAGCATTAATTATTCCTTACACCGCTATCAATCTGCCGCTGACAATTTTGGTGATGCGGAGTTTCTTTCAACAGTTGCCAAAAGATTTGGAAGATGCCGCTAAAGTTGACGGATACAACACTGTGCAAATGCTGTGGCAAATCGTGCTGCCGATGACATTTCCCGCGTTAGTCACAACTGGAATTTTGACGTTTATTTCAGCTTGGAACGAGTTTATATTTGCACTCACATTTATGACTCGCGAATCTCTAAAAACAATCCCCGTGGCTACGGCTCAACTCAGCGGGGTGTCAGTATTTGAGATTCCTTACGGGCCGATCGCCGCAGCTACCGTTTTAGGAACTTTGCCCTTGGTTTTGCTGGTTTTGGTGTTCCAGCGGCGCATTGTTCAGGGTTTAACTGCGGGGGCGGTAAAAGGATAA
- a CDS encoding DUF3574 domain-containing protein, whose amino-acid sequence MNKHLNSLCLIGVLFILPVCPATIARAQLAETSDTNAKQTNLLKDELYFGLTKPGGESVSEAEWQEFVKAVITPRFREGLTVLDGSGQFLNSSGILIRENSKIVILIYESSPEKNHAINEIIETYKRTFQQESVLRATSEVKVSF is encoded by the coding sequence ATGAATAAACATCTTAACAGTCTTTGCTTGATTGGCGTGCTGTTCATCCTGCCTGTTTGTCCGGCGACAATTGCCCGCGCTCAACTTGCCGAAACTTCGGATACTAACGCCAAGCAAACAAATCTCCTCAAAGATGAACTGTATTTTGGGTTAACTAAACCGGGAGGCGAGTCAGTTTCTGAAGCAGAATGGCAGGAGTTTGTCAAGGCAGTTATTACCCCTCGCTTTCGGGAAGGGCTAACCGTATTAGACGGATCGGGGCAATTTCTCAACAGCTCGGGAATTCTGATTCGAGAAAACTCTAAAATAGTTATTTTGATTTATGAAAGTAGCCCGGAAAAAAATCACGCTATTAATGAAATTATCGAAACTTACAAGCGCACTTTCCAGCAGGAGTCTGTGCTGCGGGCGACCAGCGAAGTTAAGGTTTCTTTCTGA